In a genomic window of Leptospira broomii serovar Hurstbridge str. 5399:
- a CDS encoding carboxyl transferase domain-containing protein, with the protein MNSEEKMNIDYICDFSDIESFRELFRTKNKSLSDTVRNRREREGRLQKVLIANRGEIAKRFFLALHEEGIRSVAVVADQDRGQSWFEFADEVIYIGEAKNYANIPAICAAILESGANAVYPGYGFLSENYHFVDRLREIEKFYGHEIIFMGPKASVMRSVGNKLDARNLAIQNGIPLFQGSGSITGLEEAESEAKRIGFPVILKLDAGGGGKGMIVIRSIEELPPAIESAVRIGRNSYGNDTFYLEKYIEHPAHFEVQIFNGVAVGIRKCAVQRRNQKIIEESGESFLPPNTQLQLLSSAEKLASISGYSERCGAGTVEFLLDRQTGQFGFLEMNTRLQVEYAVTDQSLGIDLAKWQIFLFDEREQKIPYHSVLRMRFRERDHSIQCRIYAEDPYQNYSPSPGKIRELELPTFNGIRCDFGFKKGDVIPGDFDPMIGKLVSFGKDRSEALLRMERALSELYLSGITSNIEQLLSIVRHHRFIEGDYDNRLLEEYPELTTTDHSLFEESVIFACVSETLKSNGESVSDVFRKRDLIKILYTDDSKESPYHYKVWIDETSYHIFLLRIGLREFLVGGDSLPTRKIQVSRSSADGRQFLAESNGRSVSVRIDAKPNFHLIRFSGSSGKLHYSRLRIASEDQKENGDEQGVLRSPFQGTFVKLFDDPKTKKTWAEGSVIKQGDPLLVISAMKMETILKSPADGVVSYLIENGNLSKLVRGATAAGQVLGKSFSEGEVLAKIRSEIHTEEITSGNSTGIDRSIAADRSFMEQWNKIPKAPEDQHSLTHAQNLETGKQRKELLRILYSLILGFSGGSETEAKIANLFNAMDASKIAKESKEAEEWAELLAFLLKYVVLIRRLFSSDFGSSHSHFGELQRSLLNWDTEGFKPYKGTSRLLSRAFSFYDVKPWVSFRRLKEQGEAFYFILIAYKNLMNYPELYSNILEKLSSLLPASKLVNLHLHELLALEERERDPMFEAIVKRILSVRKTSDFNAPEGVRTLSKRNISKYIQFMKDPWTLVSDSSANKNGSLLAFNETLPLIQENISERMRSTLDNKLEYWKGQGKISRLDSMTENKFLYSFEVKNKIEYILFSFFSASALTREWNELDQAFHFPELENQAISGAALLRAADQVRRASSFRLELIAVESETLSNARRIDPSIDYETLNQTASSMMEFFLQGTFSSLTLEINDSNAFLNKRYSFFFRDGKLRIDSLGRNDFRFPYAEDCDSKDRKLYEKGKWPLERWVEESFDPGSFKEVLLAGLDFDEKGNSDSSERIPIGAKIYIGHIAGSEAVFFLKDSRIAGGATGDKEGKKYLAGAYIAYRKDVPFYVWNDGAGANIKEGMVSLNRAAEGFFINALLAHRVNAKEFQSAIRSHNDLEVRRLCDRLEKTQNLGFRTYQSEDRPKFCFVVAVGVGSSTGLDVYGSSQASLQVLLDEEQSYRVLTGAAVIESVTGETFTNYEIGGAKIMGRGTGTVDFVANDKLHLISYIRKIQSVLKEVEDCSGKLKIKNIQKNKNSNLATEIISESELRSVSDSGEFLPIKANYSGSESLVTGMFRFGGMPITVLGPRTEFGFHSFAALVKAKETLRIAQKTGTGLLLVYGKKWFRSEYIEDSESFRVRKDFQKLLQEFSAPLLHIVKDTSGISITELSSVGDAWILVRPKRQKNRGNDDVFRQSSEMEKAATIVVDTDEDAYSKAASVFQLIHNRNIMDSGSTRKEPGLPEDSTKSYDMRQFLVESILDLDSFVEFYASDSGTSLITGLGRIFGRTVGIIADQPKDGGAPDAYGTDKFRVFMEFLNKYDIPLVMLSDAPGFVPGTKQERLRIQQIGGESLDVNVLSQNPVVSIVLRQNYGGRQIHAFSGFLRPGISYYSWSSGTLAVMGAFSAFDLFQGAKVAKLREEGKTLEIENLRKEFLDSFKQKAQASNDAFNSGVLDGVFESLSELRSVILDGLDSAKGKRNAWMEQKNGKSSGEVFSKSDVRVRE; encoded by the coding sequence ATGAATAGTGAAGAAAAGATGAATATAGATTATATATGTGATTTTTCTGATATAGAATCCTTTCGCGAATTATTCAGAACGAAGAATAAAAGTTTATCGGATACCGTCAGAAACCGCAGGGAACGGGAAGGAAGACTTCAGAAAGTCCTTATCGCAAATAGAGGGGAGATCGCAAAACGATTCTTTTTGGCTTTGCATGAGGAGGGAATTCGATCCGTTGCGGTAGTCGCAGATCAGGATCGCGGGCAGTCTTGGTTTGAATTTGCGGACGAAGTGATCTATATCGGAGAGGCTAAGAATTACGCAAATATTCCGGCGATTTGTGCCGCCATTTTGGAAAGCGGTGCAAACGCGGTTTATCCAGGATACGGTTTTCTGTCCGAAAACTATCACTTTGTAGACCGTCTACGGGAGATTGAAAAATTCTACGGGCATGAAATTATTTTCATGGGGCCTAAAGCATCCGTTATGCGAAGCGTCGGAAACAAATTGGATGCGCGAAACCTAGCGATTCAGAATGGAATTCCCCTTTTTCAGGGATCCGGTTCGATAACCGGTTTGGAAGAAGCGGAATCGGAGGCGAAGCGGATCGGTTTTCCGGTAATTTTGAAATTAGACGCGGGGGGTGGTGGAAAAGGAATGATCGTGATACGTTCGATCGAAGAACTTCCTCCAGCGATCGAGAGCGCCGTTCGTATCGGTAGGAATTCCTACGGAAATGATACTTTCTATTTAGAAAAATATATAGAGCATCCTGCCCATTTTGAAGTGCAGATATTTAACGGCGTTGCGGTCGGTATAAGGAAATGTGCCGTTCAAAGAAGAAACCAAAAGATCATCGAAGAATCGGGAGAATCTTTCTTACCTCCTAACACTCAATTGCAGTTACTCTCGAGCGCGGAAAAGTTAGCGAGTATCTCCGGTTATTCCGAACGTTGCGGCGCGGGAACTGTGGAGTTCCTATTGGATCGGCAGACGGGGCAATTCGGATTTTTGGAAATGAATACAAGGTTGCAGGTCGAATACGCCGTCACCGATCAATCCTTGGGAATAGATTTAGCCAAATGGCAGATATTTCTCTTTGACGAGAGGGAACAAAAGATTCCCTACCATAGCGTGTTACGGATGAGATTTAGAGAGAGGGATCATTCCATCCAATGTAGAATCTATGCCGAGGATCCGTATCAAAATTACTCTCCGTCTCCGGGAAAAATACGAGAACTAGAGCTTCCTACGTTCAACGGCATCCGCTGCGATTTTGGATTTAAGAAGGGCGACGTCATACCCGGCGATTTCGATCCGATGATCGGAAAACTCGTATCATTCGGAAAAGATCGTTCCGAAGCCCTCTTGAGGATGGAACGAGCGTTAAGCGAATTGTATCTTAGCGGGATTACTTCGAATATCGAACAATTACTTTCAATCGTTAGACATCATCGTTTTATAGAAGGCGACTATGATAATCGCTTGCTCGAGGAATATCCTGAATTAACGACGACGGATCATTCTTTATTCGAGGAATCGGTTATCTTTGCATGCGTAAGCGAAACCTTGAAAAGCAACGGGGAATCCGTTTCGGATGTTTTTAGGAAAAGGGATTTAATAAAAATATTATACACGGACGATTCGAAGGAATCTCCCTATCATTACAAAGTCTGGATCGATGAAACTTCCTACCATATATTTCTATTAAGGATCGGTTTGAGGGAATTTCTTGTAGGAGGAGATTCGTTACCTACTCGAAAAATACAAGTTAGCCGCTCCTCGGCAGATGGAAGGCAATTTTTAGCCGAATCGAACGGAAGATCCGTTTCTGTCAGAATCGACGCGAAACCGAACTTCCATTTAATTCGGTTTTCCGGTTCTAGCGGTAAATTGCATTATTCCCGGCTTAGGATAGCCTCGGAGGACCAAAAGGAAAACGGTGATGAACAGGGAGTCTTGCGTTCTCCGTTTCAAGGTACGTTTGTAAAACTTTTCGACGATCCTAAGACTAAAAAAACTTGGGCAGAAGGCAGTGTCATTAAGCAGGGGGATCCTCTTTTAGTTATTTCCGCTATGAAGATGGAGACGATTTTGAAATCTCCAGCGGACGGCGTCGTAAGTTATTTAATTGAAAACGGGAACTTAAGTAAATTAGTCCGAGGCGCGACCGCGGCGGGACAGGTCCTAGGGAAAAGTTTTTCCGAAGGAGAAGTTCTCGCAAAAATTCGTTCGGAGATTCATACCGAAGAAATCACCTCCGGAAATTCGACCGGAATTGATCGGTCCATTGCTGCGGATCGATCGTTTATGGAACAATGGAACAAAATTCCCAAAGCGCCGGAAGATCAACATTCTTTAACTCATGCTCAGAATCTTGAAACTGGAAAACAAAGGAAGGAACTCTTAAGAATTCTATATTCTCTTATTCTAGGATTCTCCGGCGGCTCAGAAACCGAAGCAAAAATCGCAAATCTATTCAATGCGATGGATGCTTCTAAAATAGCGAAGGAAAGTAAGGAAGCAGAAGAGTGGGCCGAACTGCTAGCCTTTTTATTGAAATATGTAGTCTTAATTCGGCGATTATTCTCTTCCGATTTCGGATCCTCTCATTCTCACTTCGGTGAACTACAAAGATCCTTATTAAATTGGGATACCGAAGGATTCAAACCTTATAAAGGTACGTCAAGATTGCTCTCCCGAGCCTTTTCTTTCTATGATGTAAAGCCTTGGGTCTCTTTCCGGAGATTGAAAGAGCAGGGGGAGGCGTTCTACTTTATATTGATAGCATATAAGAATTTGATGAATTATCCCGAGCTATACTCGAACATTTTGGAAAAACTATCTTCCTTGTTGCCGGCCTCAAAACTGGTGAATCTACATTTGCACGAACTTCTTGCTCTCGAGGAAAGGGAGAGGGATCCGATGTTCGAAGCGATTGTAAAGCGAATCCTTTCTGTTCGCAAGACCTCCGATTTTAACGCCCCTGAAGGAGTTCGTACATTATCGAAACGAAATATATCAAAATATATCCAATTTATGAAGGATCCTTGGACTTTGGTGTCCGATTCGTCCGCAAATAAAAACGGGTCGCTTTTGGCTTTTAACGAGACTCTTCCTCTAATCCAGGAAAATATTTCGGAAAGAATGCGGTCTACGCTTGATAACAAGCTGGAATACTGGAAAGGTCAGGGGAAAATTTCCAGACTAGATTCGATGACGGAAAACAAATTCCTGTATTCTTTTGAGGTGAAAAACAAAATAGAATACATTTTGTTCTCATTCTTTTCCGCCTCGGCTTTAACGCGAGAATGGAACGAATTAGATCAAGCATTTCATTTTCCTGAACTGGAAAATCAAGCGATTTCGGGAGCCGCCTTATTACGAGCCGCGGATCAGGTTAGACGAGCCAGCTCGTTTCGTTTGGAACTAATTGCGGTCGAATCCGAAACACTTTCCAATGCGCGACGCATTGATCCATCCATAGATTATGAAACTCTAAATCAGACGGCCTCTTCCATGATGGAATTCTTTCTTCAGGGAACGTTCAGTAGTTTAACCCTTGAAATTAACGACAGCAATGCTTTTCTTAATAAGAGATATTCCTTCTTTTTCCGCGATGGAAAGTTACGGATCGATTCCCTCGGTAGGAACGATTTCCGTTTTCCGTATGCCGAAGATTGCGACTCAAAGGACAGAAAGCTTTATGAAAAAGGAAAATGGCCTTTGGAAAGATGGGTCGAGGAAAGCTTTGATCCAGGTAGTTTTAAAGAAGTGTTGCTCGCCGGTCTTGATTTTGATGAAAAAGGAAATTCCGATTCAAGCGAACGGATTCCGATCGGTGCAAAGATTTATATCGGACACATCGCCGGAAGCGAAGCAGTTTTCTTTTTAAAGGATTCTCGAATAGCTGGAGGGGCAACGGGGGATAAAGAAGGGAAAAAATATCTGGCCGGGGCTTATATTGCCTACAGAAAAGATGTACCTTTTTACGTTTGGAACGACGGGGCCGGAGCGAACATTAAGGAAGGAATGGTTTCCTTAAATAGAGCTGCGGAAGGATTCTTTATCAATGCTCTTCTGGCTCATCGTGTGAACGCTAAGGAGTTTCAATCGGCAATCCGTTCACATAATGATTTAGAAGTTCGAAGATTGTGCGATCGGTTGGAGAAGACGCAAAATTTAGGATTTAGAACTTATCAATCGGAAGATCGACCCAAATTCTGTTTTGTAGTTGCAGTCGGCGTCGGCTCTTCCACGGGATTGGACGTCTATGGATCTTCCCAGGCTTCTCTGCAAGTGCTTCTGGACGAAGAACAATCGTATCGGGTTTTGACCGGTGCGGCCGTCATCGAATCAGTGACTGGAGAAACGTTCACGAATTACGAGATCGGCGGGGCCAAGATTATGGGTCGAGGAACCGGAACCGTCGATTTTGTAGCAAACGATAAGTTACATTTAATTTCCTATATTCGTAAAATTCAATCGGTCTTGAAAGAAGTCGAGGATTGTTCCGGAAAATTAAAAATTAAGAATATACAAAAAAATAAAAATTCAAACTTAGCTACGGAGATTATCTCCGAATCGGAGCTGAGGTCGGTATCGGATTCCGGCGAGTTCTTGCCTATCAAAGCGAATTATTCCGGCTCGGAATCGTTAGTTACCGGAATGTTTCGATTCGGAGGGATGCCCATTACTGTCCTGGGGCCTCGGACAGAATTCGGTTTTCATTCCTTTGCTGCCTTGGTGAAGGCCAAAGAAACGTTAAGAATCGCACAAAAAACCGGAACAGGTCTGTTGCTCGTATATGGCAAAAAATGGTTCCGAAGCGAATATATCGAAGATTCCGAATCGTTCCGAGTTCGAAAGGATTTTCAAAAATTATTACAGGAATTTTCGGCACCCCTCCTACATATCGTTAAGGATACTTCGGGAATTTCTATAACGGAACTTTCTTCCGTCGGAGACGCTTGGATTCTCGTGCGTCCGAAGCGACAAAAAAACCGCGGGAACGACGACGTGTTTCGACAAAGTTCCGAAATGGAAAAAGCGGCAACGATCGTAGTAGACACCGACGAAGACGCATATTCTAAAGCCGCCTCCGTTTTTCAATTGATACATAATAGAAATATAATGGATTCAGGTTCGACCCGAAAGGAACCTGGATTACCGGAAGATTCCACAAAATCCTATGATATGCGGCAGTTTTTGGTGGAATCGATTTTAGACTTGGATTCATTCGTGGAATTCTACGCGTCGGATTCGGGGACTAGTCTTATAACCGGCCTCGGCAGGATATTCGGAAGGACGGTCGGTATTATAGCGGATCAACCTAAGGATGGAGGAGCTCCTGACGCCTATGGAACGGATAAATTCCGAGTTTTCATGGAGTTTTTGAATAAGTATGATATTCCTCTCGTTATGCTCTCCGATGCACCAGGTTTTGTGCCTGGAACCAAGCAGGAAAGGTTAAGAATCCAACAAATCGGCGGTGAATCTTTGGATGTTAACGTGCTTTCGCAAAATCCAGTGGTTTCGATCGTACTACGGCAAAATTATGGTGGTCGACAAATACATGCTTTCAGCGGATTTTTGAGGCCGGGGATCTCCTACTACTCTTGGAGTTCGGGAACATTAGCGGTAATGGGGGCATTCTCCGCCTTCGATCTATTTCAAGGAGCCAAGGTAGCCAAATTGAGGGAAGAGGGAAAGACCCTCGAGATAGAGAACCTTCGAAAAGAATTTCTGGATTCATTTAAGCAAAAAGCCCAAGCCTCCAACGACGCATTTAATTCCGGCGTCTTGGATGGAGTATTTGAATCTTTGTCCGAATTAAGAAGCGTAATTCTCGATGGGTTGGATTCTGCGAAAGGGAAGAGAAACGCCTGGATGGAACAAAAGAACGGAAAGTCATCTGGAGAGGTGTTTTCCAAATCAGACGTTCGAGTTCGCGAGTGA
- a CDS encoding AMP-dependent synthetase/ligase — MENLAQLFQQSALKFGEKSAFRYKDIQKRPTFLSYKELYESGLSLAEALIEFGLEAKENVAIFSDNRAEWMITDCAIILSAAVSVPRGSDITDSEITYIINHSQSKIIFVENNRVLEKVIKQKKNIDHEITLILMQSDPERKEALDMYELLSKGRKLREQGSRNVEERVLSLKSDDLFTIIYTSGTTGQPKGVQLTHSNMIFQVRSVSPILEITEKDRAISILPIWHIFERFLEYCFLHVGGTTYYSNVQDLKQNLTDFKPTFFGAAPRVWEMICNGILARMTDPDRTSRLGRILFKLAYTYSEKKNEAKAFFLGNELDLKGRSSFATFLKGLRMAFEYLFFGPFTLSAISFLCAALIPFGYAAEEIKILLYTIGVIGLLFNSFMLDQLVLSKIRKDIVGGFLKTSVSGGGALPNRVDRTLNHLGIRLLEGYGMTETSPVISIRRTDKFVIGSVGHILPKTRLQIRTEKNEVLSEIDENGKFTKGKPGQKGVVFASGPHIMKGYYKNPDITADALNAGWMNTGDIGIVSYNRTLTLAGRAKETIVLRGGENVEPVPIEAKLQVSKYISQCMVIGQDQKNLGAIIVPDFESLIGWAKENYIPVDSIQELLQRRQVIDLYRSEIKALNNARSGFKSFEQVTPFLLIVKPFEVGDELTNLLKMKRVTIMEKYKYQIEELYKSGETTKV; from the coding sequence ATGGAAAACTTAGCTCAATTATTCCAACAGTCTGCTCTTAAGTTCGGCGAAAAAAGCGCATTTCGCTACAAGGATATTCAGAAAAGGCCGACTTTCCTTAGTTACAAAGAGCTTTATGAATCCGGGCTAAGTTTAGCCGAAGCATTGATCGAGTTCGGATTGGAAGCGAAAGAGAATGTTGCGATATTTTCGGACAATCGTGCCGAATGGATGATTACTGATTGTGCAATCATTTTATCCGCGGCAGTTAGCGTTCCACGCGGTTCCGATATAACCGATTCTGAAATCACTTATATAATCAATCATAGCCAGAGTAAGATTATTTTCGTAGAGAATAATAGAGTATTGGAAAAAGTTATAAAACAAAAAAAGAATATAGATCATGAAATAACGTTAATATTGATGCAATCAGATCCCGAACGGAAAGAAGCGCTCGATATGTACGAATTGCTAAGCAAAGGCCGGAAACTGCGAGAGCAAGGAAGTCGAAACGTAGAAGAGCGGGTTTTATCCTTAAAATCGGACGACTTATTCACTATAATTTATACTTCCGGAACCACCGGCCAGCCAAAGGGGGTTCAATTAACCCATTCTAATATGATTTTTCAAGTTCGCTCAGTTTCGCCTATCTTGGAGATAACGGAAAAAGACCGCGCAATCTCTATTTTACCTATCTGGCATATCTTTGAAAGATTTTTGGAATATTGTTTTTTGCATGTCGGCGGAACGACATATTATTCGAACGTTCAGGACTTGAAGCAGAATCTTACGGATTTTAAACCTACGTTTTTCGGCGCTGCTCCTAGAGTTTGGGAGATGATTTGTAACGGTATTCTCGCTAGAATGACCGATCCCGATCGCACTTCGAGATTGGGTCGAATCTTATTTAAATTGGCTTATACTTATTCCGAAAAGAAGAACGAGGCAAAAGCGTTCTTTCTAGGAAACGAACTGGATTTGAAAGGGAGGAGCTCCTTCGCAACGTTTCTAAAAGGGTTACGAATGGCGTTCGAATATTTGTTTTTCGGTCCTTTTACATTGTCTGCGATCTCGTTTCTATGTGCAGCATTGATTCCTTTCGGGTATGCTGCGGAAGAAATCAAAATCTTATTATATACGATCGGCGTGATAGGTCTCTTATTCAATAGTTTCATGCTTGATCAGTTGGTGTTATCGAAAATACGCAAGGATATAGTCGGAGGATTTTTAAAAACATCCGTTTCTGGCGGGGGGGCTTTGCCTAATCGAGTGGATCGGACGCTTAATCATTTAGGAATTCGCTTATTGGAAGGATACGGTATGACGGAAACTTCGCCGGTAATATCCATTAGAAGAACTGACAAATTCGTAATCGGTTCCGTAGGTCATATCTTACCAAAAACTAGACTCCAAATTCGGACCGAAAAGAACGAAGTATTATCGGAAATAGACGAAAACGGAAAGTTTACGAAAGGAAAACCAGGCCAGAAGGGAGTCGTTTTCGCAAGTGGGCCGCATATTATGAAAGGCTATTATAAAAACCCCGACATCACTGCGGACGCACTGAATGCAGGTTGGATGAATACCGGCGATATTGGAATCGTCAGTTACAATCGCACCTTAACCTTAGCCGGCAGGGCAAAAGAAACGATCGTATTGAGAGGGGGAGAAAATGTGGAGCCGGTCCCGATCGAGGCAAAGTTACAGGTTTCCAAGTATATAAGCCAATGTATGGTAATCGGGCAGGATCAGAAAAATTTAGGGGCGATTATAGTTCCCGATTTTGAGTCTCTTATCGGTTGGGCTAAAGAGAATTACATTCCCGTTGATTCCATACAGGAATTGCTTCAAAGAAGGCAGGTTATAGATCTGTATCGCAGCGAAATCAAAGCCCTGAATAACGCGAGAAGCGGCTTCAAATCGTTCGAGCAAGTAACTCCATTTTTATTGATAGTTAAGCCGTTCGAGGTGGGAGATGAGCTAACGAATCTTCTTAAGATGAAACGCGTAACGATAATGGAAAAATACAAGTATCAGATCGAAGAATTATATAAGTCAGGGGAAACAACTAAGGTTTAA
- a CDS encoding SpoIIE family protein phosphatase: protein MEFGYLNFYSFGSILAALFCLYVAFFFLRIKERSQAALHLGIASCFAFFFHFGYTIGFFTLERWGIYHRWIVIPSALLVFAQFSLVFFYFPTPRKEKIGKYIYFFLVLIVVVVEILFILNSRNSVGRFVKGSHYWDFETYSFYMIYSVLVLFFNLLCVFLGIWRALSEKGKERKAVIYMLFAFCIILVIPAVTNALNRNGSISRIVYQQAVDLSFVIGFFLLLVIYLNIAKEKTTILNRIVGISMATFFLVFQIIAYFILIEYELAFDRIQYQEAKLSVATQEKAKGLEYVVSYDISTRSSNQVFGKSDPISESARRLEANYMHLWNSLNDLEDLPANERLLKTESLLIDSPPEFFAYKAAILGFLSSRENKAVSNIEMETFLKRLSQRMIVLNSQFAHVQDKKDLVRISKLFSSSEPGVTEMLNELSITYGRELQAGASDDDLRRLVFNSTLPIYREGERMYRGADSSSMAQESKPFRYYVAYYLVNKTSGRLFEAGFDYRIYRAYLHYPSLILLLCLISIMFLVVFGFELFFKYALIIPMKEVVSGLQEVYAGNLEYRLVPKVEDEIGFIARSFNHMAESMLSARNSLRNYAENLELKVKERTNELEITLNEVKVLKEQQDGDYFLMSLLLKSLAANRANHGNVKVDLLTDQKKKFKFRNYDSEIGGDISASNRIQLRGKNYTVFLNADAMGKSMQGAGGALVFGAVFEAIIERTKITDSIRDYSPERWLKSTFMELHKVFLSFNGSMLVSAVIGLVDEETGILYHLNAEHPWTVLYRNDQAGFIENDLTFRKLGTEGMNGRVYVKTFQLLPGDVIIAGSDGRDDIHIGLNEAGEKLINDDHTRFLAFVQSGRGNLESIFHLILSEGHLTDDLSLIRISFKEKAIKETNEDTKEIQDDERVLNLIGKAKRNAQDENFDEAISLFRQIETLNGKIPITKKYLAFLFMRKKLFGEAAYHAEEYLKLHPLDNEMLYFASFMLRKSGKIERAADLGERLRLREPNHVKNLLNLSRIYLVLKKYDSALAIAMEAFELDSKNERIAKLLDLLKSLGKERTHKDS from the coding sequence ATGGAATTCGGATATTTAAATTTCTATTCTTTCGGTTCCATTTTGGCCGCTCTGTTTTGCTTGTATGTGGCTTTTTTCTTTCTAAGGATCAAAGAAAGGAGTCAGGCTGCACTTCATTTAGGAATTGCATCCTGCTTTGCTTTCTTCTTTCATTTCGGATATACGATCGGTTTCTTCACTTTGGAACGATGGGGGATCTACCATCGATGGATAGTCATTCCGTCAGCGCTGCTTGTATTCGCTCAGTTTTCCTTAGTCTTCTTTTATTTCCCGACACCAAGAAAAGAAAAGATCGGGAAATACATTTATTTCTTCCTAGTCTTAATCGTCGTAGTCGTGGAGATTCTGTTTATATTGAATTCCCGCAATTCCGTCGGACGCTTCGTAAAAGGAAGTCATTACTGGGACTTCGAAACATATTCCTTTTACATGATATATTCCGTATTGGTTCTCTTTTTTAACCTTCTTTGCGTATTTTTGGGAATCTGGAGGGCTCTCAGCGAGAAAGGGAAAGAAAGGAAAGCGGTAATTTATATGCTTTTCGCATTCTGCATTATTCTCGTCATTCCTGCGGTAACCAATGCGTTAAATAGAAACGGTTCCATTTCTAGAATCGTTTATCAACAAGCGGTAGACTTATCGTTCGTAATCGGTTTTTTTCTCCTTTTAGTGATCTATCTTAATATCGCTAAGGAGAAAACCACGATCCTAAATCGTATCGTCGGCATTTCGATGGCAACCTTCTTTCTTGTATTTCAGATAATAGCTTATTTTATATTAATCGAATACGAGCTTGCATTCGATCGGATACAATACCAAGAAGCCAAATTGTCTGTTGCGACTCAAGAAAAAGCGAAAGGACTAGAATATGTAGTTTCGTATGACATATCTACCCGAAGTTCGAATCAAGTTTTCGGAAAATCCGATCCTATTTCCGAATCGGCAAGAAGGCTCGAAGCTAATTACATGCATCTCTGGAATTCGCTTAACGACTTGGAGGATCTTCCGGCAAATGAGCGATTACTAAAAACGGAGTCTCTATTAATCGATAGCCCTCCGGAGTTTTTCGCATATAAAGCCGCGATTCTGGGATTTCTTTCTTCCCGGGAAAATAAAGCGGTATCGAACATCGAAATGGAAACTTTTTTAAAACGTCTATCCCAGAGAATGATTGTATTGAACAGTCAATTTGCTCACGTTCAAGATAAGAAGGACTTAGTTCGTATTTCGAAATTATTTTCCTCGAGCGAGCCGGGCGTCACCGAAATGTTAAACGAACTTTCTATCACCTACGGACGGGAGCTGCAGGCGGGTGCGTCTGACGATGATTTAAGGCGTCTGGTATTTAATTCCACACTCCCGATTTATCGAGAGGGAGAACGAATGTATAGGGGGGCCGATTCTTCGAGTATGGCTCAGGAAAGTAAGCCGTTTAGATACTATGTGGCTTATTATCTTGTAAACAAAACGTCCGGCCGGCTATTCGAAGCCGGATTCGATTACCGCATATACAGAGCCTATCTACATTACCCTTCGTTAATTTTACTTCTCTGTCTGATTTCCATAATGTTTCTAGTCGTTTTTGGCTTCGAGCTTTTCTTTAAATATGCGTTAATTATCCCGATGAAGGAGGTCGTATCCGGTTTGCAGGAAGTATATGCCGGGAATCTGGAATATCGACTGGTCCCTAAAGTCGAGGATGAGATAGGATTTATCGCTAGGTCCTTTAATCATATGGCGGAAAGCATGTTGTCGGCGAGAAATAGTCTAAGGAACTATGCCGAAAATCTGGAGTTAAAAGTTAAGGAAAGAACGAACGAACTTGAAATAACTTTAAACGAAGTTAAAGTTCTTAAGGAACAGCAGGATGGCGACTATTTCCTGATGTCTCTTCTATTAAAATCTTTAGCCGCTAACCGTGCAAACCACGGGAATGTTAAAGTCGATTTATTAACGGATCAAAAAAAGAAATTCAAATTTCGCAATTATGACTCTGAGATCGGAGGGGACATCAGCGCTTCGAATCGTATCCAATTGAGAGGGAAAAACTATACCGTCTTTTTGAATGCGGACGCGATGGGAAAATCGATGCAAGGAGCCGGCGGAGCGCTGGTATTCGGAGCCGTTTTCGAAGCCATCATCGAGCGAACGAAAATCACCGATTCGATCCGAGACTATTCGCCGGAAAGATGGCTTAAAAGCACTTTCATGGAGCTCCATAAAGTTTTTCTAAGTTTTAACGGCTCCATGTTGGTTTCCGCCGTGATAGGATTAGTGGATGAGGAGACGGGCATACTTTATCATTTAAATGCCGAGCATCCGTGGACGGTCTTATATAGAAACGATCAAGCCGGCTTTATCGAGAATGATTTGACATTTAGAAAATTAGGAACAGAGGGAATGAACGGTCGGGTCTATGTGAAAACATTCCAATTACTACCAGGAGACGTCATTATCGCCGGTTCCGACGGAAGGGACGATATACATATCGGATTAAACGAAGCGGGCGAAAAATTGATAAACGACGATCATACTCGTTTCCTGGCGTTCGTGCAATCCGGCCGCGGGAATTTGGAAAGTATTTTTCATCTTATTTTGTCGGAAGGCCATTTGACCGACGATCTGTCGCTTATTAGAATCTCCTTTAAAGAGAAGGCCATTAAAGAAACAAATGAAGATACCAAAGAAATACAAGATGACGAACGCGTTTTGAACTTAATCGGTAAGGCTAAGAGAAATGCGCAAGATGAAAATTTCGATGAGGCGATTTCGTTATTTAGGCAAATCGAGACTTTAAACGGAAAAATTCCGATTACCAAGAAATACTTGGCCTTCCTATTTATGCGGAAGAAATTATTCGGAGAAGCCGCCTATCATGCCGAAGAATATTTGAAACTCCATCCTTTGGACAATGAAATGCTATACTTCGCATCTTTTATGTTACGCAAAAGCGGGAAAATCGAAAGGGCCGCGGATTTGGGTGAAAGGCTTCGTCTCCGGGAACCGAATCACGTTAAGAATTTACTCAATCTATCCCGCATATATTTAGTACTGAAAAAATATGATAGCGCATTAGCGATTGCCATGGAAGCTTTCGAGTTGGACTCCAAGAATGAGAGAATCGCAAAACTATTGGATCTACTTAAAAGTTTAGGAAAAGAACGAACGCATAAGGATTCTTAG